Below is a window of Candidatus Viadribacter manganicus DNA.
CGCGTCCATTTCGATCACATGACCGGGGCTGACCGCGCCCTGCAAATCGAGGTGGTGGGGCTTTTTCGTATGCAGGTCGAACGCTGGAGCGCAGCGATGGCGAGCGCTGGCGGTTGGCGCGAGGCGGTGCACACGCTGAAGGGTTCGGCGCGTGGCATTGGGCTTTCGGCTTTGGCTGCGGCGTGCGAAGCGGCTGAAACCGCCAAGGATAGCGAAGCAGGTCTGGCTGACGTGCGCACGGCGCTGAACGAGGCGCTTGGCGCGCTGGAGCAAT
It encodes the following:
- a CDS encoding Hpt domain-containing protein, with amino-acid sequence MLILDRVHFDHMTGADRALQIEVVGLFRMQVERWSAAMASAGGWREAVHTLKGSARGIGLSALAAACEAAETAKDSEAGLADVRTALNEALGALEQFAAEAP